One Actinomadura viridis genomic region harbors:
- a CDS encoding VOC family protein produces the protein MTERNKARITGIGTVAVPVSDQDKAVEFYVGLLGLEKRMDVPLEQIGGRWITVAPDGAVTSIALVPGESTGVDTGIRLNADDVPAVHARLEEQGVDVDDLLQWPGVPPMFTLRDRDGNVLVIVE, from the coding sequence ATGACTGAGCGCAACAAGGCGCGCATCACCGGCATCGGCACCGTCGCCGTTCCCGTCAGCGACCAGGACAAGGCCGTCGAGTTCTACGTCGGCCTCCTGGGACTGGAGAAGCGGATGGATGTTCCGCTGGAGCAGATCGGCGGGCGCTGGATCACCGTCGCCCCCGACGGGGCCGTGACCAGCATCGCGCTGGTCCCCGGCGAGTCCACCGGCGTCGACACCGGGATCAGGCTCAACGCCGACGACGTCCCGGCCGTCCACGCGCGCCTGGAGGAGCAGGGGGTCGACGTGGACGACCTGCTTCAGTGGCCTGGAGTGCCGCCCATGTTCACCCTTCGGGACCGTGACGGCAACGTCCTGGTGATCGTCGAATAG
- a CDS encoding serine hydrolase domain-containing protein, translating to MDSDAVGGVDRRRLLGWGGLAAAGVVAAGAPLVSARPGRADAAPADSGVPPDTQPGGAYDRYVAKLAAEGRFSGVVLLSHRGRTVLSRSYGMADKEKGIPNGENTAFSLSSAGKPFHAIAILQLAQRGQLKLSDTVGTHLKGYAKEISEQVTIHHLLTGTSGMKTPDEDVQRIFQSRKEVHEFYEQWARQATPEAPPGTPSSHSGAEVAIPAQIIEAVTGTTYWDYVQENIFKRCGMTGSGFYTRPQWLTDQHIAHPYMRLADGSHVDAVRNLDKGSPDPYVLGKNPGRAFIDAPGDGGFATAPDLVRFARALGDGTVLDRHYAELFTGPKIPLAPEGGGGLARRAAPADASFGAYQMPVSLVSGQWVWSRAGANPGVGANWTIYPDTGWVGVILTNRDGAPLWEIIEQETRAVIGQG from the coding sequence ATGGATTCGGATGCCGTAGGTGGCGTCGACCGGCGGCGGCTGCTGGGGTGGGGCGGGCTGGCGGCCGCCGGTGTGGTCGCGGCGGGCGCGCCGCTGGTGAGCGCCCGACCCGGCCGCGCCGACGCGGCCCCGGCCGACTCCGGCGTCCCGCCGGACACCCAGCCCGGCGGAGCCTACGACCGGTACGTGGCGAAGCTGGCCGCCGAGGGCAGGTTCTCCGGCGTGGTGTTGCTGTCGCACCGGGGCCGGACGGTGCTGTCGCGCAGCTACGGCATGGCCGACAAGGAGAAGGGGATCCCCAACGGCGAGAACACCGCGTTCAGCCTCAGCTCGGCGGGCAAGCCGTTCCACGCGATAGCCATCTTGCAGCTGGCGCAGCGGGGTCAGCTAAAGCTGTCGGACACGGTGGGCACTCACCTGAAGGGTTACGCCAAGGAGATCTCCGAGCAGGTCACCATCCACCACCTGCTCACCGGTACCTCCGGGATGAAGACTCCGGATGAGGACGTGCAACGCATCTTCCAGAGCCGGAAGGAGGTGCACGAGTTCTACGAGCAGTGGGCCCGGCAGGCGACGCCGGAGGCTCCTCCCGGCACACCCAGCAGCCACTCCGGCGCCGAGGTCGCCATCCCCGCGCAGATCATCGAAGCCGTGACCGGCACGACCTACTGGGACTACGTCCAAGAGAACATCTTCAAGCGCTGCGGCATGACGGGTTCGGGGTTCTACACCAGGCCGCAGTGGCTCACCGATCAGCACATCGCGCACCCCTACATGAGGCTGGCCGACGGCAGCCACGTGGACGCGGTCCGCAATCTGGACAAGGGCAGCCCAGACCCGTATGTACTGGGCAAGAACCCGGGCCGCGCCTTCATCGATGCCCCCGGGGACGGCGGCTTCGCCACCGCGCCGGATCTGGTCCGGTTCGCGCGTGCGCTGGGCGACGGCACAGTGCTGGACCGACACTACGCCGAACTGTTCACCGGACCCAAGATCCCCCTGGCCCCCGAGGGGGGCGGCGGCCTGGCCCGCCGGGCAGCCCCCGCCGACGCGTCGTTCGGGGCCTACCAGATGCCGGTCAGCCTCGTCAGCGGCCAGTGGGTGTGGAGCCGCGCCGGCGCCAACCCCGGTGTCGGCGCCAACTGGACCATCTACCCCGACACCGGCTGGGTCGGAGTCATCCTCACCAACCGCGACGGCGCGCCGCTGTGGGAGATCATCGAGCAGGAGACCCGGGCCGTCATCGGCCAAGGCTGA